Within the Chrysemys picta bellii isolate R12L10 chromosome 17, ASM1138683v2, whole genome shotgun sequence genome, the region ctgggttcttccccggctctgggaagggagtggggtctagtgtgtTAGAACGGGTGGGAGGGTCTAGGAacgaggactcctgggttgtatccctggctctgggaggagagtggagtCTAGAGCGGGGGCTGgagtcaggaatcctgggttctatccctcgggagggaggggagtggttagaacagggggagctgggagtcaggactcctgggttccatccctggctctgggaggggagtcggtccaagcaggggggctgcaagccaggactcctgggttctgtttccagttGTGTCCCTGACTCTCTGGGTGCCCTTTGGGCATGGGCAGGCCTTTcctcgctccgtgcctcagtttcccctcaccaTACAAGGCAGTTGGTGATCCTGACTCCGCCTGTTGCCAATGGATGAGTGATGACAGTGAGGAGCGTAGCCATGGGGCCAGCGTCAGACTCCTTTGGTCTGTTacactgtcccctggcccggaaCCTGGTTCCGAAGGTCTGGCAGGCGGGGAGAGGGGAGAccaagaggtggggtgggggcagggggttgataagtttctgccactgactcttcTTTCCCCCCCGGCTGCAGCCCCAACGCCCGTGTTTGCCGGGAGATACAGGTGGCAGGTGCCCTGCACGCAGCCTCGCAACAGAGTGTCACAAGTCTGCAGGCACCAGGGAATCAGGAGGACAGGGTGTTAAAGGAGCCagccagggaaggaggggggtccacgtcggggcggggggggttgtGTATAGTAACTGACAGAGCTGGAGAGAAcccgggagtcctggctcccagccccccctgctctaaaccacttagaccccactcccctcccagagcccaggagtcctggctcccaagtccccccccccacgctctaaccactaaaccccactcctctcccagagctggggagagaacccaggagtcctggatcccagtccccccccccacgctctaaccactaaaccccactcctctcccagagctggggagagaacccaggagtcctggatcccagccccccatgccctggctctaaccactagaccccactcccctccccatgccagagcagaacccaggagtcctggcttgcgAGCATCTTCCCAGAAGTCCCTAGAGGTGCAGTCCGGCTGCCAACCCCCAGCGGAGGTCACTCAGGGCTCGCGTCAATGGACGCAAATGCGgggtccccacccccaaccccacatcCATCCCCAGCCGTGCCCTCATGTGtctgcctgtcccagcccctccgCACTCACCCGCCATTCTCTCCGCCAGGCCCCGCTCCCCTTGCTCGACGGAGGTCACCGTCCTGTAGGAGAACAGCATCGCGCCCGTCTCGTTGTCCGTCACCTGCACGGGACCAGGACCAGGACCGGCTCAGCccaaggaagggggctggggaagggaactTGGGTCCGAGCAGGGAACAGCCACAGCACAGGGCGCTCCGGCCATGCCCCCGTTGGGCCCTGGGGGGGAcattacttcccccccccccactaccctgggagctggggtcaggggggttCGTTCCTAGGTGAAGATCCACATGAGATTTTCAGGTCCCCTCTTGACCCGGGCGTCCCTGGGGGAGCCCTGGCGGgcgccacccccctgctcctgctcaccTTGTTGATCTCGCGGTGGCTGTACACCGTGGCGTTCCCCACCCTGCGCTGCTCCTTCTCCTCGGTGTGGTAGTTGGGGGGGAGCTTGCGGAAATCAATGGGGGCCTCAAAGcgcctctcctccttccccaacaCCGCCTGCAACAACCCACATGGACTGAGTCCTGGGAGTTACAGTCCGTCGCCTCCGCCCCGGCTTCTagcccccggctctaaccactacgccccactcccctcccagagcccaggagtcttggctcccagcctcccgctctaaccactaggccccacgcccctcccagagcccaggagtcctggctcccagcctcccgctctaaccactaggccccacgcccctcccagagccggggagagaacccaggagtcccgtcCCAGGTAGCGGGGACGGCTGAGGCTgtcagggaagggtggggggtcCCTGGTGGcgccaggggatggggcagggtgggagtcccagaggctgcagggaggggtggtggggatggctgagggtgtctggggaggggtgtggggtggctggggagggacagaggggcaggtgggggtgcCTATGGGTGGGGATGGGTTGTTGTGGGGTccctgtgggggatggggatggctgaggtcccTGGGGCCGCCAGGGGATGGGGTGGCTGAGGGTCGCTggggaatggggatggatgggggccCCGGGGACcccaggggaagggtggggaatccctggggggcggggggtcacTCAGTCTCACCCGGCTGCCCCCCAGCAGGTGCTGGAAGCGGCCCAGCAGGCGACGGGCGACGAGCGGCAGGAAGGAGCCCTCGACCCCGGCCAGCAGCGCGCCCAGGGCGCCGAGCAGCAACCACCGCGCCCACatcgcgcccggcccggcccggcccgcggcGTCTGAGCGGGTCTGCGGGGGGACAgagcaggtgggtgggtggggggcgccgctccacccccgcccccttccctctgtccccccggccccctcccccatccatcccttcacaacccatccctccctccatccctctccctccacaacccatccttccatccctccctccagccccctcccctcataacccatccctccctccctcccccactccttcctccgtcccccttcctcccacaacccatccttccatccctccctccagccctctcccccttcaacccatccctccctccatcccccacatcccttcctctgtcccccttcctcccacaacccatccttccatccctccctccagccccctcccctcataacccatccctccctccatccctctccccccacagcccatccctccctccctcccccactccttcctccgtcccccttcctcccacaacccatccttccatccctccctccatccctctcccctcataacccatccctccctccatcccccacaccccttcctctgtcccccttcctcccacaacccatccttccatccctccctccagccctctcccccttcaacccatccctccctccatcccccacaccccttcctccgtcccccttcctcccacaacccatccttccatccctccctccagccccctcccctcataacccatccctccctccatccctctccccccacaccccatccctccctccctcccccacaccccttcctccgtcccccttcctcccacaacccatccttccatccctccctccagccctctcccccctcaacccatccctccctccatccccataccccttcctctgtcccccttcctcccacaacccatccttccatccctccctccagccctctcccccctcaacccatccctccctccatccccacaccccttcctctgtcccccttcctcccacaacccatccttccatccctccctccagccccctcccctcataacccatccctccctccatccctctccccccacagcccatccctccctccctcccccacaccccttcctccgtcccccttcctcccacaacccatccttccatccctccctccagccctctcccccttcaacccatccctccctccatccccacaccccttcctctgtcccccttcctcccacaacccatccttccatccctccctccagcccctcccctcataacccatccctccctccatccctctccccccacagcccatccctccctccctcccccacaccccttcctccatcccccttcctcccacaacccatccttccatccctccctccagccccctcccctcataacccatccctccctccatcccccacaccccttcctccgtcccccttcctcccacaacccatccttccatccctccctcccccccacacttgttcctccattcctcccccacacccctctctTCCTCCATTTCTACAtccccagacacctgcaccctcctccatcccccagcccttctcccccctcccctccctctagccaccccacatccctccacccccatatacacctttctctccctgcaactGCCCCTTGGgggtccctctccccctgcatcGACCTCTCTCCATTGCTCCCCATGTAGTTGCCCCCATCTTTGACCAGCCCTCCCCCCATAATTACCCCAGCTTATCCCCCTTCTGACCAACACTTCCCCAATCTCTGCACCCCCATGAAATCCTGCCCCATAGCACTGTGACCCCAGCAACCTCTTgaactcccttccctccccccaaaactacCCCAGTCCTTCAGTCCTCCCAGAAGCCCCCAACCCACCCGCCTTCCCCCATCCGGAccttccccccaccgccccagggtccctcccccagcaccgaCCAGCCACCTCCCTGGGACCCACACTGGTCCGTTTCACCCGGGGCGCTGATTCGAACGGGGTTCTGATTCCAGAACTGGCCACCGGCCAGCATGGAGGGGCCCTGTCACAGGgtgccccaccccacctgggcacTTGCCGGGAGATGCCCACGGCCTCCCCCCTCTGCGTCAGCGGCTGGGCAGGGCGGCGGCTCGGGCAGCGGGGTGAAGCTGTGCGTAGAGCAACACCCAGCTCCGTTGCAGACTTCCTCaggacctcagtttccccatctgcagagcGGTGGGgatggccctgccctgcctcacgggGTGGTGTGTGAGGGCGAATACGGTTTATATTTTATAACTTTGACAGAGAACGATCCAGAGGTATGATGAAGCATTGGGCCCTATCAATTTCACAActgtgaaaaacgtgtcacggaccgtgaaataaGCCCTTCACTGGGAAATCCGATCTCCCCGCGTTGCCAGGAGTGCGGCTGGTGGGCCGGGCGGGGCAGGACTCGTCTTTCCCTGCACGGCCGCCCTCAGTGGGGAGATCAGTCCCACCCCCAGAGGCAGCGCAGAAAGGAGGGTGAAACACCCCCACttctgggctggagcagcccTAGAGCTGGGCTCGGCATTTCCACCCCCTTGGCTCCTGCCGGGACAAGGCGCCCGTTTCTTCAGGGAGCCCCAAAATTGGCTGAGGCCCCCGGGCattaatccaccactggctgGGGCGATCAGACTCACCTCCCCGCCCCGGGagcctcccctggctgcaggaagcgccACGGCCCAGCTCCGAAAGCAGCACCAAAGTGAGGGTGGCAACCCCCGCGACTCCCAACAggtttgtgaccccccccccaccacaatcctcttttgggtcaggccccccaGGGTTACAACCCCCTGAAACTGACATTTGCCGCTAGCAACCGATGAGACTCTAGCCCTGGCCAGGCGAAATCCGCCCGCAGAGCGACGTCGCAAAGACACCGGCGGGAGCCAGCGCTGCTCAGGCCGGCACCTGTCTGCTTagacggggacccctcgcccggcgctgggacgcggcccctctggggtAGGGTGTGGGGGCTGGTCCTACAGGGACCCCTTGTCCGGCACTGGGACGcagcacctctggggtggggtatgGGGGCTGGTTATTTGGGGACCCACTGCCCCCCAACCTGTCTTATTGGAAAACCCAGGAGATGGGCGGTGCGCCCAcccacttctaaaggcccctcccccagcctagcgggagggaccactggacccagggaCCAAATGAGTACAGGGGACAAGGTGAAGGTCATAGGTTCAAAATGAGGGTaccggatggggacaccgagcagagaaccccagacagcgcccactgctcctgggAGGTGTCGGAGCCAGCGGaggctgcccagtggaactctgcccggatgcggGAGACGAGGGAGGACCGGAAATAGGCCCCCCGATCGCAGAGCTCCCCCCcgtccagcatcctcctcctggtggtgtccATGGAGTGTTTGGccggggccaggaggaggttgtcGGGGAGGTCTCGTGACTTCGTGGGGTCACGGATGGGGTGTGCGAAGAGGAACAGGGGAAAAGTGCAGACAGAACCTCaccaagaggttctggaggagccggaataggggctgcgccaggttctccctcacccccaaaaGGGGCAGGGCTCGGGTACGGGTGTGAACCGCGCCAGGTACACGCCCGGCCGCCTGCCCAGGTAGGGCGAGGGGCACTATCACATTTGCAATGAGCATTTAGCAATACCAAATAGCCCCACTGGGGGCAGCATTTACAATAGGGTCCCCAGcattgggggagtgggagggggcactggggcagggagaggggaggggacatgCCCTCCTGGTTAATTTGCTCCCAGCATCCTTTGCAAATAACATAACTGACCAATTTTCAGGGCTGGGAccccacatttttattttatttacaaagtGGATTTTACAAAATTGTGAATTCCTGGGGAGCGGGGAACCGGGGGTCCCCCGTGGAGAACACATTCAATGGCACACACACATATTCACAcgtcccaacctcctgccccttcccgattgccccccctgccccaaggtaccaggacctctctcccccaccccaccccacacttcCCCTCCCTACTGCAGCAAACCCCACTAATAGATACCCAGAGACAGAATGAAATAGCTGCCCCATCCCTACGCCACTGCCCCAAAGGGTGAGCACAGCTCAGGCCAGGGACAGGGCGGGGGACGACAcactggggttggggggaaatggaccaggggccctgccccctgccaagaACACTCaggaacagacagacagagaaagaaagctgCTTCAGCCCATGCTGGATGGTCCCAGTTGGGGGGCGGTGGCTCATGcccatctgctccccctccaccccctggggCGGGAGGGGCTTCCTAGGAGTATCGGGTCAGCTTGTCGTAGTTCTGGCCCATGTTTCTAAACAGAAACATCGATAACATCAtgagacagagctggggggagagagagagagttagttaCTGGAGGGATCCCACTTCTCACACCAACCAGCCCACCACTCCCATCAACCACCCCCTGAcaagctgggggtgcgggggggaagagAGTTACTGAAGggatcccactcctgacaccaacCAGCCCCTGAcaagctgggggtgcgggggggaagagAGTTACTGAAGggatcccactcctgacaccaacCAGCCCCTGACAAGCTGGTGTCAGGGGGAGGGAGAGTTAATGGAGGGATCCCATTTCCCCCACCAATCATCCCCCACACAGCTGGGAGAGTTAATTGAGGGTTCCCACTGCTATTACCAACCACCCCCATAGAACTGTGGGGGGAGATAAGAGGTCCTACCAACCATCCCAAGCATAGCCTGCCCCCTCCACGCCAGCAGCTCTGTGTGAGTGGGGTCAGGCCCCCCCCAAGAATGTAGCCACACACCCCTGAAATCAATGCTGTGATGGGGCTGGGGGGTCTGATAGTGTCTGATGGGGAATGGGAAGAGGTTGGGGGTGAAGAGGGTGATGGGGTAGATGATTGGGGGCGGAGTCATTCAGGGGTCAATCCCACAGGTGTGTTGATTCCCTGAAATTCGtctgtctcccccagccccactccctgcagcacagcgccccctagtgccaccctggggctttggggccagccctgccccatgggAGAGCGCCCTCCACTGGAATAATCACTGCTCCTAACTCCCTCATTCTTTCCACAGATACTTTATTATCAGGGGATGCTGGGGGGGGTCTCCCCGTCTCCTGTCTAGGGGGCCCCCCGCAGGGCTCTCAGGCGATGCGCTGCCGACCCCCCCAGCGATGGGCCAAGCCCCTGGGCTGGGGTCTGCCCGGGAGCTGCTGTGTCTCCTGCTCTGGCCCCTGGGGGGCGCCGAACGATTCCTCTCGGAGCAGGGAGCACACCATGGACATGGCGTGGATCTGGGGGGAGGAGACGGGGCTGATGGGGGGGATCTGAGCTCCTCCCCCCAggttccctcctccctgcccccacccccaaggtaAGTTACCTTGCCAGTACTCCTGATACATGGGGCTGGTGCGGCAGGAGGGAAAGGGTTAACGGGGTTAGTGTGGGGCAGAGAcatggcagggggcgggggcagcacggggAGGGGACGGCCCGGGACACGCTCAGACACGTGTTAGCACCTGTGAACCACATGCGGGTGAGGTAACACAGGTGTGCAGGGACACACAGGGAGGAACATGCATGGCCCACACACCGACACACGTGGAAACACGTGCACAAGCCCCTCACACACATGCACCAACACACATTCAcaacccccagctgcaggaacaTGTGTGGGAACAGGCACGCACCGACACACGTGAGGACATGGAGTGGGCAGGAATACAGGCCCCAAGACGCATGCAGAACGACACACGCGCGTGTGCAAACATGCACAAGCCACGCACTGCAGCCACACGTGCACACTGGCACCACCTGCTGGGGAAGGTCAGGATTTCCTGGGAGCCACTGGTGAGTCTCCTGCACTCCAGGGTGCCGGCCAGTGCCaggcacagcagctgcaggaactgggcgggggggggggggggggggagggggaaactgagtcacaaggggggggggagatcccacatccccaccccagcacccccccatccctgggggtggcccctgctccccagccctgccctcgccCCCCCATTACCTCCATCAGGGCGATGCCCAGGCAGATGCCCACGATGCTGATGATGTTATTGGCCAGCCAGCCCTGGACGCTGTTCGCGCAGCCCTGATTGGATGAcagcagggagaggaggtggggtcaGAACACTGGCACCTGCTACAAAATCCTCTCCCACCACCGCCGCCAGCTGCGAGCttcccccacagcagtgcccccagccgGGGACTCCggcgctgcgagcttcccccgCAGCAGTGCCCCAGGCAGCACTCACCTGCCTGTAGACCGGCCACTCCCCCTGAGCAGTGCAGAACCCGGTGGCCCCCTGCACGGCCGGGACCTCGGTGGTGTTGGTGCCAGTGCCGCGCTCaccagggctggagctgttgtgACAGGAACAGGGGTACAGTTTGCGAGACGAGTTGTCCACGACGGGGTTCTGGTGCCAGTCCATGTACGAGCTCCAGCCGCagcactggagctgccagggagggggggagacagtGGGAGGGCATGTGTGAGCCAAGTGCCTTGTGCCAACCAGCAGAGGCACCGGGGGcgagggggtgcacaggggtttccagcagggtggataaaaattggatttttttttatttaaattggattttttttacaaaatgctttttgagggaaaaaactatctaaagatcATTTTACTTAAaacacattatagctcaaagatacctcgtcatggaatagggattataaatccTAATTCTACAGtgtgagacaatatattcatgtcatgGTTAAGGAAAGTTTTGTAACTGAGTTCCAACAGTTTGTGGATTAGGGACCCCGATTttatggggctccaggggcttctgtCGAGATTACGGAGGCTAATCTTTCTATCGACCCAGCGGGGCTCAGGGCTCAGTCTAGAAGAGACCATCGGCGACGCTTTGTGTTGCAGTTCTCAGACTGTGGATTCGTGTCTCCAggggtaacatgcttgttaacagcaaacatgtttttaaataaataaataatatatagaggtgtgAAATAACAGACcccaaccctattgtccctctgcagatTTGTGTCCACAGAGTCAATCCCTgacctctctctaaaagtacaaagtttcaaaaagttcagtgaatcgaagattgttgggggcggactAGATCTGGacaggagaagaagtctggaggtAAATGTGAGAAGcaagggacatatgcttgttttggtcaaatattatatgtttgctgttgaagaaaaaaaatccagaacacttcatgttgttgttttagttacatAAAACAActgaaatgtctgtctggtgatgttctcctcctaatacagcctggcaagaaaatcctccaaatattaatgattaacctgttgaattggagatacttcacctcccaatgacttcacaaATATCTGATTCAATtccctttggtaaatgaaataaccgaacactcattcattttctgatacagctgtaaaactcatctgaaaagttttcaaaattaatcactgtttaaaaatgtatagcgtgcaccttctaaaaatgaaacccacATCTATCTCGGAGTTGTGAAGGATacgtattaaggttataacagccaacaagaatgcacttttatgtagaaaaccgtGATTAAATcgagatttaaatcaaatccaccctggtttcCCAGGCCCCCGGGGCCTGATGTCTACATAGCTGGGCACCAAGGGGCGGCCTGTGGGGTCTCTCCCCACAGCGCAAGGTGGCCGCAGGGGCCAGATTTAAGCAGGCCTGTCAGTGGCGAAGCGGGAATTGTTGGTAACGATTTTGTgcggcctcagtttccccccatgcGGTGCATTGCCACCCTGCGGGGGAGAAAGGGTTAACACCACCcatagcctaaagaaaaccctggagtcatcagtttacccataaaccaatctagtgttctcccttccaCCACTGCGGTGTCTCGACAAAAACCCCGACCTGGGTTCCAGTGTGTTCCGATGCCTGGACCCGAACCCGCATCCGTTCTCCcgggactccatcttctcctgcctggtcgtgctgggggctctgcccggcTCCAGCTCTCAGGCCCCAAGCTCCCACCATCCCCTGGGAACcgcgaccagttcaagcctcaggGAGCGGTGAgatccccccgccctccctccgttttcttttctacctcagggaCGACctttctaaccctgacttgttCGATCGGGGAGAGTTTTCTATAGCTGACTTTTGTAACCTTGAATAGTGCGACTGTTATGTTGACTTAGCCTCCTTGTGTGGGTAGCACTAGTGTTAGAACTAGTAAATAACTTGTATGGTGAAGCTGGTTGCccctctctgaactttactctttggTGTTTCTAGCTTCCCCCATTTGCTCTGCAGTGACgctcctcttacctaagctaaagatcccggCAGCGCCccaaatcctgtggggtttgctcagccAGTACCACTGTGACGGGAGCGTGGGGACAGGGACGTGTGAACCTGGGACAGACGAGGGGGGCAGCTTGGCAGTGCTGCTCGGCCCAGGGGCagataaggggtcagcttgacagtgctgattgtcccggtctgctcagacttgctctgttagtgtgtgtgtgtctgtgtgttcgtgtgtgtctgtgtgtgcgtccagttctggggctggaggaacccagccctggggaaccgagGTCCTGCCGCGtcgctccattgggaggggacttgcagcagggagaagtagagctccatatgaaaacacacatGACACAAGCAGCACATCGAGAGAAGtacagacccccctccccccgaagagtaaccctaatcaatGAGCGCACCCCAAAGTAaagggcaaatctggtaacaccccGGTACCAGCCTGCGGGGTCTGGCCGGGCCGCCGGCCACGAGACAGGGTCTCTGGTGCCAACAGCCCCATCTGGGAGGCCAGGGGCCTGCCCCTCGGCGTGTGGGTCCCTGGGGGCCGCCCTGCTAGCGTGGTCTGGCTGGAGGCTGGTGTCTCGTAGCCGGGTCGGTCCCAGGCTAGGGCCGGGAGGGACGAGAAATGGATCCGGTCGAGGGCCCGGCTAACGGCTCCGGGAGGAGGGACCGGGGGAGGCTGGTCAATGGGGCGTCCCGCTGGGGAAAAGGGCCGCGGCCCCTCCTGGGGGGAGCCCAGCGACGCCGGGGCTTGGCTCGGGAGCCAGGCGTCACTGCCAGGAGAAGGGCAGAACTCGGGGCCGATtgcaggggggctgggccgggtCCCCGCAGGGCCAGGTCCCAGGGCTCTCACCTGCCCCTGAATGAAGTCCCAGCTCTGGTGCTTCTCGCCGGGGGGTCCTGCCAGCGGATAGGTCCGGATGGCGTCTTCCACGAACACCCCCACCTTGCCactgagctgggagggggagaggagaggagaggtgacTTCCCCCAGCCAAGGTCCTGGCACCGCGCACTTCCCCCCGGCAGtgcccccggccgagcctccccgggtgctgtgagcttccccccgGCAGTGCCCCCGGCACGCCCCACTCACCGTGACACGCTGCGTGTACAGCAGGACCCCAATGGTGATCTGGGCGGCgaagaggagaaagaggaaaccaaaatactgtgggggggggggagaaagggggtcaGTGAATTTTCTCAGCCTCAGGGCCCCCCCAGCTCTCTtctctgacccccaccccctgctcccccgcccACCTCGCCACCCATAGACAGACCATCAGACACTGACACCCCAGAACTGATGGGggtgacccccagctctgcccccccgcccTGGGGAGATCAacatcccctcacccccccagccaggctgggacccccccccccccaaggcctccCCACCAGAAACAGCTGCAGCACTTCTGCTTTTCTCGTTTTCCTTTTGCACTTTTCCTCCCCGCAGCAGCCTGGGCCGGGCACCATCCGCgggcgggggg harbors:
- the LOC135976249 gene encoding CD82 antigen-like isoform X1; protein product: MKPAPWSPPPSPRHARTPGSAWCCRAGQGPERRETRTRSFLEAPGGPAMSPQGCLSVTKYFLFLFNLLFFILGAIILGFGLWILIDQQSFAAVLGSSLYALKVWSYILSGVGIITMLLGFLGCLGSLKEIKCMLGFYFGFLFLLFAAQITIGVLLYTQRVTLSGKVGVFVEDAIRTYPLAGPPGEKHQSWDFIQGQLQCCGWSSYMDWHQNPVVDNSSRKLYPCSCHNSSSPGERGTGTNTTEVPAVQGATGFCTAQGEWPVYRQGCANSVQGWLANNIISIVGICLGIALMEFLQLLCLALAGTLECRRLTSGSQEILTFPSSSVS
- the LOC135976249 gene encoding leukocyte antigen CD37-like isoform X4; protein product: MSPQGCLSVTKYFLFLFNLLFFILGAIILGFGLWILIDQQSFAAVLGSSLYALKVWSYILSGVGIITMLLGFLGCLGSLKEIKCMLGFYFGFLFLLFAAQITIGVLLYTQRVTLSGKVGVFVEDAIRTYPLAGPPGEKHQSWDFIQGQLQCCGWSSYMDWHQNPVVDNSSRKLYPCSCHNSSSPGERGTGTNTTEVPAVQGATGFCTAQGEWPVYRQGCANSVQGWLANNIISIVGICLGIALMELCLMMLSMFLFRNMGQNYDKLTRYS
- the LOC135976249 gene encoding CD82 antigen-like isoform X3; translation: MSPQGCLSVTKYFLFLFNLLFFILGAIILGFGLWILIDQQSFAAVLGSSLYALKVWSYILSGVGIITMLLGFLGCLGSLKEIKCMLGFYFGFLFLLFAAQITIGVLLYTQRVTLSGKVGVFVEDAIRTYPLAGPPGEKHQSWDFIQGQLQCCGWSSYMDWHQNPVVDNSSRKLYPCSCHNSSSPGERGTGTNTTEVPAVQGATGFCTAQGEWPVYRQGCANSVQGWLANNIISIVGICLGIALMEFLQLLCLALAGTLECRRLTSGSQEILTFPSSSVS
- the LOC135976249 gene encoding leukocyte antigen CD37-like isoform X2, whose translation is MKPAPWSPPPSPRHARTPGSAWCCRAGQGPERRETRTRSFLEAPGGPAMSPQGCLSVTKYFLFLFNLLFFILGAIILGFGLWILIDQQSFAAVLGSSLYALKVWSYILSGVGIITMLLGFLGCLGSLKEIKCMLGFYFGFLFLLFAAQITIGVLLYTQRVTLSGKVGVFVEDAIRTYPLAGPPGEKHQSWDFIQGQLQCCGWSSYMDWHQNPVVDNSSRKLYPCSCHNSSSPGERGTGTNTTEVPAVQGATGFCTAQGEWPVYRQGCANSVQGWLANNIISIVGICLGIALMELCLMMLSMFLFRNMGQNYDKLTRYS